Proteins found in one Geomonas subterranea genomic segment:
- a CDS encoding CheR family methyltransferase translates to MGEPVVEILSFLTDYFGEDFQSYSQSLAEKRIAERVKQLRLPGQTEYHQFLRHDPGEPACLARMLRIRFSSFFRDPLQFELLRSQIMTSLSSTQSQGGFLRCWSAACAGGEEACSLAIVIDETMQLLEVCPTVQIFATDVAEDALEIGRAGYYAPGSLGGVTLRQLGAYFTPEGSGYRVSPKILSMISYCRHDLLDPNTYAPPESLFGGFDLISCRNFLMYLDPQAYLRVFDNLFRALNPGGVLLLGKAEAVPDRYHAHLARIFECGNLYRKLQTGRA, encoded by the coding sequence TTGGGTGAGCCGGTAGTCGAAATACTGAGTTTTCTCACCGATTATTTCGGGGAAGATTTCCAGTCCTATTCCCAATCCCTTGCCGAAAAACGCATCGCCGAACGGGTGAAACAGCTTCGTCTTCCAGGTCAGACGGAGTACCACCAGTTCCTGCGGCACGACCCCGGCGAGCCCGCCTGCCTGGCACGCATGCTGCGCATCAGGTTCAGCAGCTTCTTCAGGGACCCGCTCCAGTTCGAACTGCTCAGGTCGCAGATCATGACGAGCCTCAGCTCCACCCAGTCGCAGGGCGGGTTCCTGCGCTGCTGGTCCGCTGCCTGCGCCGGCGGAGAGGAAGCCTGCTCACTCGCCATCGTCATCGACGAAACCATGCAACTGCTCGAGGTCTGCCCCACGGTACAGATCTTCGCCACCGACGTGGCCGAGGATGCGCTGGAGATTGGGCGTGCCGGATACTATGCGCCGGGAAGCCTGGGGGGGGTCACCCTGCGGCAACTCGGCGCCTACTTCACGCCCGAGGGGAGTGGGTACCGCGTCTCGCCGAAGATCCTCTCCATGATCAGCTACTGCCGCCATGACCTCCTCGACCCCAATACCTACGCCCCGCCCGAATCGTTGTTCGGGGGATTCGATCTCATCTCCTGCCGCAATTTTCTCATGTACCTCGACCCGCAGGCGTACCTGAGGGTGTTCGACAACCTGTTCCGCGCCCTGAACCCGGGCGGCGTCCTGCTCCTGGGAAAGGCCGAAGCCGTGCCTGATCGCTACCACGCGCACCTGGCGCGGATCTTCGAATGCGGCAACCTGTACCGCAAGCTGCAGACCGGGAGGGCCTGA
- a CDS encoding DUF1653 domain-containing protein produces the protein MAVAPGRYRHYKGNYYQVIGTARHSETDEAMVVYRPLYGEGGLWVRPEAMFMETVLVDGKPVPRFARCPEED, from the coding sequence ATGGCCGTAGCACCGGGACGCTACCGTCACTACAAAGGGAATTACTACCAGGTCATCGGCACGGCCAGGCATAGCGAGACCGATGAGGCCATGGTCGTGTATCGCCCGCTCTACGGCGAGGGGGGACTCTGGGTGCGCCCCGAGGCGATGTTCATGGAGACCGTCCTCGTGGACGGCAAACCGGTGCCCCGCTTCGCCCGGTGCCCCGAAGAAGATTGA